AAACGTTTAAAATCTTATTATCGAGATGGAAGTAATTTTAAAAGACGATATACAAGGACTTGGTTACAAAAACGACATCGTAAATGTAAAGCCAGGTTATGGACGTAACTACTTGATTCCTCAAGGTTTTGCTATTCATGCAACTAAATCAGCCAAAAAAGTATTGGCAGAAAACCTTAAGCAGGCAGCCCACAAAGCTGAAAAAATCAAGAGCGATGCGCAGC
This genomic window from Microscilla marina ATCC 23134 contains:
- the rplI gene encoding 50S ribosomal protein L9, producing MEVILKDDIQGLGYKNDIVNVKPGYGRNYLIPQGFAIHATKSAKKVLAENLKQAAHKAEKIKSDAQ